A window of the Brassica oleracea var. oleracea cultivar TO1000 chromosome C1, BOL, whole genome shotgun sequence genome harbors these coding sequences:
- the LOC106293259 gene encoding transcription factor MYB108, with the protein MDERGRSLKNNNMEEDMDLKRGPWTAEEDCKLINYIATNGEGRWNSLSRCAGLQRTGKSCRLRWLNYLRPDVRRGNITLEEQLLILELHSRWGNRWSKIAQYLPGRTDNEIKNYWRTRVQKHAKQLKCDVNSQQFKDTMKYLWMPRLVERIQSASASAATLTNATTTGSAATSSCITTSNNQFMTYDYNNNSMGQQFGVMNNNDYITPENSSVALSPVSDLTDYYNAPNPNPEYHSGQVGNSYYPDQNLVGPQMLPDNYFDYSRLLDEDVPAMQEQSNLNWFENINGAASSSDSLWDIGESYEDFWFLQQQQQFNNNGNF; encoded by the exons ATGGATGAGAGAGGCAGAAGCTTGAAGAACAACAACATGGAAGAAGATATGGACCTGAAAAGAGGTCCATGGACCGCAGAAGAAGATTGTAAGCTCATAAATTACATTGCTACTAATGGAGAAGGTCGATGGAACTCGCTTTCTCGTTGCGCTG GACTCCAACGCACTGGTAAAAGCTGTAGGCTACGGTGGTTAAACTATCTCCGCCCTGACGTCCGCCGTGGAAACATTACCCTCGAAGAACAACTCTTGATCCTCGAACTTCATTCCCGTTGGGGCAATCG ATGGTCAAAAATCGCACAATATCTACCAGGAAGAACAGACAATGAGATTAAAAACTACTGGAGAACACGAGTGCAAAAACATGCAAAGCAGCTTAAATGCGATGTAAACAGTCAACAATTCAAAGACACAATGAAGTATTTGTGGATGCCTAGGCTCGTTGAGAGGATCCAATCCGCCTCTGCCTCCGCCGCAACCCTAACCAACGCTACCACAACAGGCTCAGCTGCCACGTCATCTTGCATCACAACCTCTAACAATCAATTCATGACGTATGATTACAACAACAATAGCATGGGACAACAATTTGGTGTAATGAACAACAACGATTATATCACGCCGGAAAATTCCAGCGTGGCATTGTCTCCTGTGTCAGACTTGACTGATTACTACAACGCTCCAAACCCGAACCCGGAATACCACTCGGGTCAAGTGGGGAATAGCTACTACCCGGATCAGAACTTGGTGGGTCCACAAATGTTACCGGATAATTATTTCGATTATTCTAGGTTACTAGACGAAGATGTACCGGCTATGCAGGAGCAGAGTAACCTTAACTGGTTTGAAAATATTAATGGAGCTGCTTCTTCTTCGGACAGTTTATGGGACATTGGAGAAAGTTATGAAGACTTCTGGTTTTTACAGCAGCAACAACAGTTCAACAATAATGGCAATTTCTGA